The following are from one region of the Oncorhynchus nerka isolate Pitt River linkage group LG8, Oner_Uvic_2.0, whole genome shotgun sequence genome:
- the LOC115133069 gene encoding transcription termination factor 1-like isoform X1, with protein sequence MSLLSTKKLRCYFPHLFNLIEKTGYAVATMMGTSTSTEQGARENPIVLEMSRISPLTFEDTPELISSVAPDTVEGFIKDKKKKNKALSEQGPEEPAIEHNQKDGHRLTVEKRGKDPKHKEQTVTELEVVEKERKKLIQGNEEKQPNVIQDEMEVPDPEEQTGGKTKKKSKNLQTQQVGADLVIADENNMNSRKNKRKHNDIEPERGIDSVLSKAAVDVSAVTAPDEARKSKKKHKNRQTELEEGAESCRTVSRTADDPKIIELHPEMVKRGKNVVTEAEENVKKRKRNKKKHTESELNDCPDKADLPGIKEQTERKLKSKRPKTDGESAAVEVSGRKKKHRRESDKGMDSVHSAADVLDLAVPNDNRTHDAGTNGETEGAHSTMVETGTKHNKSCLKKETLVVDDWQALNDLKDFIPNVESKSVDEIHKMIKYDLDRFKEFRRQGLSLRSGRFNAQENERLKSNVYDFLSLAGIQSGSELFHPQRFKEEEANIKKLKCQHRFHERIGEGIPRPWHQIYIRGRKMFDGSNYKGRFTEEELHTLKKLQALHGNKWAKISALTGRSESALEKRFAQMSANKGAWTEEELKRLMEAVRKHLVGQAEPGSGPATVRKDQLYNNIPWTDVCQTVETRHWSQCRIKWLGVLKHKMAYGQPVFSGHTKSLQGKVDLIKALNAMQVEDVADINWEEMARTIGDVTPRYVQTHYYRLKVAKVPLWQSMSFCEIIDFLNSRVLPNCEERLKVLIKSGEVVSRNDPQELFLLSEIFDNEDSDVQNS encoded by the exons ATGTCGCTTTTGTCAACAAAGAAGTTACGGTGTTACTTTCCCCACTTGTTCAACCTG ATAGAGAAAACAGGTTATGCTGTAGCCACCATGATGGGGACTTCAACATCCACTGAACAGGGGGCTAGGGAGAATCCCATAGTGCTTGAGATGTCTCGAATATCCCCTCTTACATTTGAAGACACTCCTGAATTAATCTCATCAGTGGCACCTGATACAGTCGAGGGATTCATAAAAGACAAAAAGAAAAAGAATAAAGCACTATCTGAACAGGGACCAGAAGAACCGGCAATTGAGCATAATCAAAAGGATGGTCACCGGTTGACAGTCGAGAAAAGAGGTAAAGACCCTAAACATAAAGAGCAAACAGTGACTGAGCTGGAagtggtggagaaagagaggaagaaactTATACAAGGAAACGAAGAGAAGCAGCCAAATGTTATTCAAGATGAAATGGAGGTACCAGATCCCGAGGAACAAACTGGAGGGAAAACAAAGAAAAAGTCAAAGAATCTTCAAACACAACAGGTGGGAGCGGATTTAGTGATTGCTGATGAGAATAATATGAATAGCCGGAAGAATAAGAGAAAACATAATGACATTGAGCCAGAACGGGGGATAGACAGTGTCCTCTCAAAGGCTGCAGTAGATGTTTCAGCTGTAACTGCACCAGATGAGGCCAGAAAGAGTAAGAAGAAGCACaagaacagacaaacagaacttGAGGAGGGAGCGGAAAGCTGTCGGACAGTTTCAAGAACAGCAGATGATCCAAAAATCATAGAACTGCACCCTGAAATGGTCAAGAGAGGTAAAAATGTGGTAACTGAGGCAGAGGAGAATGTAAAAAAAAGGAAACGAAATAAgaaaaaacacacagagagtgaaCTGAACGATTGTCCAGATAAAGCAGACCTTCCAGGTATAAAAGAACAAACTGAAAGAAAATTGAAGTCAAAGAGGCCAAAAACGGATGGAGAGTCTGCAGCAGTGGAGGTCAGCGGGAGAAAGAAAAAACACCGCAGAGAGtcagacaagggaatggacagtgTCCACTCTGCAGCAGATGTTTTGGATTTAGCTGTTCCAAATGACAACAGGACTCATGATGCTGGAACAAACGGTGAGACAGAGGGCGCCCATTCAACCATGGTTGAGACAGGGACCAAACACAACAAATCCTGCCTAAAGAAAGAAACTCTCGT TGTGGACGACTGGCAGGCTCTGAATGATCTCAAAGACTTCATTCCCAACGTTGAGTCAAAGTCTGTTGACGAGATCCATAAGATGATAAAGTATGATCTTGATCGATTCAAGGAATTCCGAAGACAAG GCCTTTCCCTGCGAAGTGGAAGATTCAATGCGCAGGAGAACGAACGACTCAAGAGTAACGTCTACGACTTCCTGTCTCTCGCTGGGATTCAGAGTGGCTCTGAGCTCTTCCATCCACAGCGCTTCAAAGAGGAAGAAGCAAATATCAAGAAATTGAAGTGTCAGCACAGATTCCATGAAAGAATAG GTGAAGGAATACCGAGGCCTTGGCATCAAATCTATATACGTGGGAGGAAAATGTTTGATGGCAGCAACTACAAGGGCAG GTTCACCGAAGAAGAGCTTCACACTTTGAAAAAACTACAGGCGTTGCACGGCAACAAGTGGGCGAAGATCTCGGCGTTGACTGGCCGAAGCGAATCGGCCCTAGAGAAACGTTTTGCTCAAATGT CCGCAAACAAAGGTGCGTGGACCGAGGAAGAACTGAAAAGACTAATGGAAGCTGTGCGGAAGCACCTGGTGGGACAGGCAGAGCCTGGCAGTGGACCGGCCACCGTCAGGAAAGACCAGCTGTACAACAACATCCCCTGGACAGATGTGTGCCAGACGGTTGAAACGCGCCACTGGTCCCAGTGTCGAATAAAATG GTTGGGTGTTTTGAAGCACAAAATGGCATATGGACAACCAGTATTCAGTGGACACACGAAATCATTACAGGGCAAAGTGGATTTGATCAAAGC CTTGAATGCAATGCAGGTGGAAGATGTTGCAGATATCAACTGGGAAGAAATGGCTCGCACAATTGG GGATGTTACTCCGCGCTACGTACAGACACACTACTACAGGCTAAAGGTAGCCAAGGTTCCGTTGTGGCAGAGCATGTCCTTCTGTG AGATCATCGACTTCCTCAACAGTAGAGTTCTCCCCAATTGTGAAGAGCGCCTCAAAGTTCTGATAAAGTCAGGAGAGGTGGTGTCCAGAAATGATCCTCAAGAGCTCTTCCTACTCTCTGAGATCTTTGATAATGAGGATAGTGACGTTCAGAACAGCTGA
- the LOC115133069 gene encoding transcription termination factor 1-like isoform X2, with amino-acid sequence MMGTSTSTEQGARENPIVLEMSRISPLTFEDTPELISSVAPDTVEGFIKDKKKKNKALSEQGPEEPAIEHNQKDGHRLTVEKRGKDPKHKEQTVTELEVVEKERKKLIQGNEEKQPNVIQDEMEVPDPEEQTGGKTKKKSKNLQTQQVGADLVIADENNMNSRKNKRKHNDIEPERGIDSVLSKAAVDVSAVTAPDEARKSKKKHKNRQTELEEGAESCRTVSRTADDPKIIELHPEMVKRGKNVVTEAEENVKKRKRNKKKHTESELNDCPDKADLPGIKEQTERKLKSKRPKTDGESAAVEVSGRKKKHRRESDKGMDSVHSAADVLDLAVPNDNRTHDAGTNGETEGAHSTMVETGTKHNKSCLKKETLVVDDWQALNDLKDFIPNVESKSVDEIHKMIKYDLDRFKEFRRQGLSLRSGRFNAQENERLKSNVYDFLSLAGIQSGSELFHPQRFKEEEANIKKLKCQHRFHERIGEGIPRPWHQIYIRGRKMFDGSNYKGRFTEEELHTLKKLQALHGNKWAKISALTGRSESALEKRFAQMSANKGAWTEEELKRLMEAVRKHLVGQAEPGSGPATVRKDQLYNNIPWTDVCQTVETRHWSQCRIKWLGVLKHKMAYGQPVFSGHTKSLQGKVDLIKALNAMQVEDVADINWEEMARTIGDVTPRYVQTHYYRLKVAKVPLWQSMSFCEIIDFLNSRVLPNCEERLKVLIKSGEVVSRNDPQELFLLSEIFDNEDSDVQNS; translated from the exons ATGATGGGGACTTCAACATCCACTGAACAGGGGGCTAGGGAGAATCCCATAGTGCTTGAGATGTCTCGAATATCCCCTCTTACATTTGAAGACACTCCTGAATTAATCTCATCAGTGGCACCTGATACAGTCGAGGGATTCATAAAAGACAAAAAGAAAAAGAATAAAGCACTATCTGAACAGGGACCAGAAGAACCGGCAATTGAGCATAATCAAAAGGATGGTCACCGGTTGACAGTCGAGAAAAGAGGTAAAGACCCTAAACATAAAGAGCAAACAGTGACTGAGCTGGAagtggtggagaaagagaggaagaaactTATACAAGGAAACGAAGAGAAGCAGCCAAATGTTATTCAAGATGAAATGGAGGTACCAGATCCCGAGGAACAAACTGGAGGGAAAACAAAGAAAAAGTCAAAGAATCTTCAAACACAACAGGTGGGAGCGGATTTAGTGATTGCTGATGAGAATAATATGAATAGCCGGAAGAATAAGAGAAAACATAATGACATTGAGCCAGAACGGGGGATAGACAGTGTCCTCTCAAAGGCTGCAGTAGATGTTTCAGCTGTAACTGCACCAGATGAGGCCAGAAAGAGTAAGAAGAAGCACaagaacagacaaacagaacttGAGGAGGGAGCGGAAAGCTGTCGGACAGTTTCAAGAACAGCAGATGATCCAAAAATCATAGAACTGCACCCTGAAATGGTCAAGAGAGGTAAAAATGTGGTAACTGAGGCAGAGGAGAATGTAAAAAAAAGGAAACGAAATAAgaaaaaacacacagagagtgaaCTGAACGATTGTCCAGATAAAGCAGACCTTCCAGGTATAAAAGAACAAACTGAAAGAAAATTGAAGTCAAAGAGGCCAAAAACGGATGGAGAGTCTGCAGCAGTGGAGGTCAGCGGGAGAAAGAAAAAACACCGCAGAGAGtcagacaagggaatggacagtgTCCACTCTGCAGCAGATGTTTTGGATTTAGCTGTTCCAAATGACAACAGGACTCATGATGCTGGAACAAACGGTGAGACAGAGGGCGCCCATTCAACCATGGTTGAGACAGGGACCAAACACAACAAATCCTGCCTAAAGAAAGAAACTCTCGT TGTGGACGACTGGCAGGCTCTGAATGATCTCAAAGACTTCATTCCCAACGTTGAGTCAAAGTCTGTTGACGAGATCCATAAGATGATAAAGTATGATCTTGATCGATTCAAGGAATTCCGAAGACAAG GCCTTTCCCTGCGAAGTGGAAGATTCAATGCGCAGGAGAACGAACGACTCAAGAGTAACGTCTACGACTTCCTGTCTCTCGCTGGGATTCAGAGTGGCTCTGAGCTCTTCCATCCACAGCGCTTCAAAGAGGAAGAAGCAAATATCAAGAAATTGAAGTGTCAGCACAGATTCCATGAAAGAATAG GTGAAGGAATACCGAGGCCTTGGCATCAAATCTATATACGTGGGAGGAAAATGTTTGATGGCAGCAACTACAAGGGCAG GTTCACCGAAGAAGAGCTTCACACTTTGAAAAAACTACAGGCGTTGCACGGCAACAAGTGGGCGAAGATCTCGGCGTTGACTGGCCGAAGCGAATCGGCCCTAGAGAAACGTTTTGCTCAAATGT CCGCAAACAAAGGTGCGTGGACCGAGGAAGAACTGAAAAGACTAATGGAAGCTGTGCGGAAGCACCTGGTGGGACAGGCAGAGCCTGGCAGTGGACCGGCCACCGTCAGGAAAGACCAGCTGTACAACAACATCCCCTGGACAGATGTGTGCCAGACGGTTGAAACGCGCCACTGGTCCCAGTGTCGAATAAAATG GTTGGGTGTTTTGAAGCACAAAATGGCATATGGACAACCAGTATTCAGTGGACACACGAAATCATTACAGGGCAAAGTGGATTTGATCAAAGC CTTGAATGCAATGCAGGTGGAAGATGTTGCAGATATCAACTGGGAAGAAATGGCTCGCACAATTGG GGATGTTACTCCGCGCTACGTACAGACACACTACTACAGGCTAAAGGTAGCCAAGGTTCCGTTGTGGCAGAGCATGTCCTTCTGTG AGATCATCGACTTCCTCAACAGTAGAGTTCTCCCCAATTGTGAAGAGCGCCTCAAAGTTCTGATAAAGTCAGGAGAGGTGGTGTCCAGAAATGATCCTCAAGAGCTCTTCCTACTCTCTGAGATCTTTGATAATGAGGATAGTGACGTTCAGAACAGCTGA
- the LOC115133070 gene encoding gelsolin-like isoform X1 has product MLHRAGWCHLPGSMAHHPEFKRAGKKPGLQVWRVESLDLVAVPESLYGGFYSGDAYLVLNTIKQRSGHLQYDLHFWQGDDCTQDESGAAAIFTIQIDDYLGGKPIQYREVQGYESRTFSGYFKTGLKYMKGGVSSGFKHVVSNEVMVQRVLQVRGRRVVRATEVAVSWDSFNLGDIFILDLGNEIYQWCGSKANNFEKLKATQVSKDIRDNERCGRAELYICDEGAECGKMLKILGPKPELPEANADDTNTDVSNRKLAKLYKVSNASGDMGVDMVASENPFSQNALESSDCFILDNGPNGMIFVWKGKDANKEERSAVMSAAEQFITKMGYPKHTQVQILPENGETPLFKQFFKIWRDADHTVGLGTAYVSNKIAKIKKVPFDASTLHHSDAMAAQHGMVDEGNGEKQIWRIEGADKVPVEPSTYGRFYGGDSYIILYNYQHGGRNGQVIYIWQGVDSSQDEIGASAILAAQLDDELGGGAVQVRVIQGKEPAHLMSLFGGQPMVVHQGGTSREGGQAQAADTQLFQVRSNPAGCTRAIEVDAAASNLNSNDVFVLVTPASSFIWVGKGTSDSEKHGAQKLSDLLGVSASELAEGEEADDFWDALGGKADYRTSARLKNKMDVHPPRLFACSNKTGQFVIEEVPGEMTQEDLAPDDVMLLDTWEQIFVWIGGEAHEEEKTEGIASAIRYIETDPTKRDSSTPIVKLKQGHEPPTFTGWFLGWDHGYWSSNPMERAMVGLRV; this is encoded by the exons CATGGCGCACCACCCTGAGTTTAAGAGGGCCGGGAAGAAGCCTGGCCTCCAGGTGTGGAGAGTTGAGAGTCTGGACCTGGTGGCCGTGCCAGAGAGTCTGTATGGCGGGTTCTACTCAGGGGACGCATACCTTGTTCTTAATACCATTAAGCAACGTTCTGGGCATCTACAGTATGACCTTCACTTCTGGCAAG GAGATGACTGTACACAAGATGAGAGTGGAGCAGCAGCCATTTTTACCATCCAAATAGATGACTACCTGGGTGGCAAACCTATTCAGTACCGTGAGGTGCAGGGTTACGAGTCAAGAACATTTTCAGGCTACTTCAAAACTGGACTGAAGTACATG AAAGGGGGTGTGTCTTCAGGGTTCAAGCACGTGGTGTCCAATGAGGTTATGGTGCAGCGTGTGCTCCAGGTCAGGGGTCGGCGTGTGGTTCGAGCCACAGAGGTAGCAGTCAGTTGGGACAGCTTCAACCTGGGAGACATTTTTATCCTCGACCTGGGCAAC GAGATTTATCAATGGTGTGGTTCCAAGGCCAATAACTTTGAGAAGCTGAAGGCCACTCAGGTGTCAAAGGATATCCGTGACAATGAACGATGTGGGCGGGCTGAGTTGTACATATGTGACGAGGGGGCAGAATGTGGGAAGATGTTGAAG ATTCTTGGACCCAAACCCGAGTTGCCTGAGGCAAATGCAGATGACACAAATACAGACGTGTCCAATAGGAAGCTGGCAAAATTATACAAG GTGTCTAATGCCAGTGGGGATATGGGTGTGGATATGGTAGCATCGGAGAACCCGTTTTCACAGAATGCCCTGGAGTCAAGTGACTGCTTTATCTTGGACAATGGCCCCAATGGCATGATCTTTGTCTGGAAAG GTAAGGACGCTAACAAAGAGGAGAGAAGTGCAGTGATGAGTGCTGCCGAACAGTTTATCACAAAGATGGGCTACCCGAAACACACCCAGGTCCAGATCCTACCTGAGAATGGGGAGACCCCTCTGTTCAAGCAGTTCTTCAAAATCTGGCGTGACGCGGACCATACAGTGGGGTTGGGAACCGCCTACGTGTCCAACAAAATCGCCAAGATCAAGAAGGTGCCCTTCGATGCCTCCACTCTCCATCACTCGGATGCCATGGCGGCTCAGCATGGGATGGTGGACGAGGGGAATGGAGAGAAGCAG ATCTGGCGTATTGAGGGCGCTGACAAGGTGCCCGTGGAGCCCTCCACTTATGGACGATTCTATGGGGGAGACAGCTACATCATCCTCTACAACTACCAGCATGGAGGGCGTAACGGACAGGTCATCTACATATG GCAAGGAGTGGATTCTAGCCAGGATGAAATTGGTGCCTCGGCCATCTTGGCTGCTCAGCTGGATGACGAGTTGGGAGGAGGAGCAGTACAG GTGCGGGTGATCCAGGGTAAGGAGCCTGCCCACCTCATGAGTCTTTTCGGGGGGCAGCCGATGGTAGTGCACCAAGGTGGTACCTCCAGAGAGGGTGGCCAGGCCCAGGCTGCAGACACACAGCTGTTCCAGGTGCGGTCCAACCCTGCTGGCTGCACACGTGCCATAGAG GTTGATGCTGCTGCCTCAAATCTGAACTCCAACGATGTGTTTGTGCTGGTGACCCCGGCATCCTCCTTCATATGGGTGGGAAAGGGGACAAGTGACAGTGAGAAGCATGGAGCTCAAAAGCTAAGTGACCTTCTAGGGGTCTCAGCCTCAGAGCTGGCCGAGGGTGAAGAAGCAG aTGACTTTTGGGATGCTCTGGGAGGCAAAGCAGACTACCGTACCTCAGCCAGACTGAAAAACAAAATGGATGTTCATCCACCACGCCTGTTTGCCTGCTCCAACAAAACTGGCCAGTTCGTT ATTGAAGAGGTGCCTGGGGAGATGACACAAGAAGACCTGGCCCCAGATGATGTCATGCTCTTGGACACCTGGGAACAG ATCTTTGTTTGGATCGGAGGTGAAGCTCAtgaggaggagaagacagagggtaTTGCCTCAG CCATTCGTTACATAGAGACAGACCCTACCAAGCGGGACAGCAGTACGCCCATAGTGAAGTTAAAGCAAGGTCATGAGCCTCCCACGTTCACTGGCTGGTTCTTGGGCTGGGATCATGGGTACTGGAGCAGTAATCCCATGGAACGGGCCATGGTTGGACTCCGTGTCTGA
- the LOC115133070 gene encoding gelsolin-like isoform X2, which translates to MAHHPEFKRAGKKPGLQVWRVESLDLVAVPESLYGGFYSGDAYLVLNTIKQRSGHLQYDLHFWQGDDCTQDESGAAAIFTIQIDDYLGGKPIQYREVQGYESRTFSGYFKTGLKYMKGGVSSGFKHVVSNEVMVQRVLQVRGRRVVRATEVAVSWDSFNLGDIFILDLGNEIYQWCGSKANNFEKLKATQVSKDIRDNERCGRAELYICDEGAECGKMLKILGPKPELPEANADDTNTDVSNRKLAKLYKVSNASGDMGVDMVASENPFSQNALESSDCFILDNGPNGMIFVWKGKDANKEERSAVMSAAEQFITKMGYPKHTQVQILPENGETPLFKQFFKIWRDADHTVGLGTAYVSNKIAKIKKVPFDASTLHHSDAMAAQHGMVDEGNGEKQIWRIEGADKVPVEPSTYGRFYGGDSYIILYNYQHGGRNGQVIYIWQGVDSSQDEIGASAILAAQLDDELGGGAVQVRVIQGKEPAHLMSLFGGQPMVVHQGGTSREGGQAQAADTQLFQVRSNPAGCTRAIEVDAAASNLNSNDVFVLVTPASSFIWVGKGTSDSEKHGAQKLSDLLGVSASELAEGEEADDFWDALGGKADYRTSARLKNKMDVHPPRLFACSNKTGQFVIEEVPGEMTQEDLAPDDVMLLDTWEQIFVWIGGEAHEEEKTEGIASAIRYIETDPTKRDSSTPIVKLKQGHEPPTFTGWFLGWDHGYWSSNPMERAMVGLRV; encoded by the exons ATGGCGCACCACCCTGAGTTTAAGAGGGCCGGGAAGAAGCCTGGCCTCCAGGTGTGGAGAGTTGAGAGTCTGGACCTGGTGGCCGTGCCAGAGAGTCTGTATGGCGGGTTCTACTCAGGGGACGCATACCTTGTTCTTAATACCATTAAGCAACGTTCTGGGCATCTACAGTATGACCTTCACTTCTGGCAAG GAGATGACTGTACACAAGATGAGAGTGGAGCAGCAGCCATTTTTACCATCCAAATAGATGACTACCTGGGTGGCAAACCTATTCAGTACCGTGAGGTGCAGGGTTACGAGTCAAGAACATTTTCAGGCTACTTCAAAACTGGACTGAAGTACATG AAAGGGGGTGTGTCTTCAGGGTTCAAGCACGTGGTGTCCAATGAGGTTATGGTGCAGCGTGTGCTCCAGGTCAGGGGTCGGCGTGTGGTTCGAGCCACAGAGGTAGCAGTCAGTTGGGACAGCTTCAACCTGGGAGACATTTTTATCCTCGACCTGGGCAAC GAGATTTATCAATGGTGTGGTTCCAAGGCCAATAACTTTGAGAAGCTGAAGGCCACTCAGGTGTCAAAGGATATCCGTGACAATGAACGATGTGGGCGGGCTGAGTTGTACATATGTGACGAGGGGGCAGAATGTGGGAAGATGTTGAAG ATTCTTGGACCCAAACCCGAGTTGCCTGAGGCAAATGCAGATGACACAAATACAGACGTGTCCAATAGGAAGCTGGCAAAATTATACAAG GTGTCTAATGCCAGTGGGGATATGGGTGTGGATATGGTAGCATCGGAGAACCCGTTTTCACAGAATGCCCTGGAGTCAAGTGACTGCTTTATCTTGGACAATGGCCCCAATGGCATGATCTTTGTCTGGAAAG GTAAGGACGCTAACAAAGAGGAGAGAAGTGCAGTGATGAGTGCTGCCGAACAGTTTATCACAAAGATGGGCTACCCGAAACACACCCAGGTCCAGATCCTACCTGAGAATGGGGAGACCCCTCTGTTCAAGCAGTTCTTCAAAATCTGGCGTGACGCGGACCATACAGTGGGGTTGGGAACCGCCTACGTGTCCAACAAAATCGCCAAGATCAAGAAGGTGCCCTTCGATGCCTCCACTCTCCATCACTCGGATGCCATGGCGGCTCAGCATGGGATGGTGGACGAGGGGAATGGAGAGAAGCAG ATCTGGCGTATTGAGGGCGCTGACAAGGTGCCCGTGGAGCCCTCCACTTATGGACGATTCTATGGGGGAGACAGCTACATCATCCTCTACAACTACCAGCATGGAGGGCGTAACGGACAGGTCATCTACATATG GCAAGGAGTGGATTCTAGCCAGGATGAAATTGGTGCCTCGGCCATCTTGGCTGCTCAGCTGGATGACGAGTTGGGAGGAGGAGCAGTACAG GTGCGGGTGATCCAGGGTAAGGAGCCTGCCCACCTCATGAGTCTTTTCGGGGGGCAGCCGATGGTAGTGCACCAAGGTGGTACCTCCAGAGAGGGTGGCCAGGCCCAGGCTGCAGACACACAGCTGTTCCAGGTGCGGTCCAACCCTGCTGGCTGCACACGTGCCATAGAG GTTGATGCTGCTGCCTCAAATCTGAACTCCAACGATGTGTTTGTGCTGGTGACCCCGGCATCCTCCTTCATATGGGTGGGAAAGGGGACAAGTGACAGTGAGAAGCATGGAGCTCAAAAGCTAAGTGACCTTCTAGGGGTCTCAGCCTCAGAGCTGGCCGAGGGTGAAGAAGCAG aTGACTTTTGGGATGCTCTGGGAGGCAAAGCAGACTACCGTACCTCAGCCAGACTGAAAAACAAAATGGATGTTCATCCACCACGCCTGTTTGCCTGCTCCAACAAAACTGGCCAGTTCGTT ATTGAAGAGGTGCCTGGGGAGATGACACAAGAAGACCTGGCCCCAGATGATGTCATGCTCTTGGACACCTGGGAACAG ATCTTTGTTTGGATCGGAGGTGAAGCTCAtgaggaggagaagacagagggtaTTGCCTCAG CCATTCGTTACATAGAGACAGACCCTACCAAGCGGGACAGCAGTACGCCCATAGTGAAGTTAAAGCAAGGTCATGAGCCTCCCACGTTCACTGGCTGGTTCTTGGGCTGGGATCATGGGTACTGGAGCAGTAATCCCATGGAACGGGCCATGGTTGGACTCCGTGTCTGA